TAGAGACTTTGGAACTTGAGGAATGACATAGCTGTGAGTTCTCTGggctttctttttgcttctcattTATCTGGGAAGGCATGCCAGAGAAGTGTGCAACATGGAACCCTTAGGTACACATGAAAACTTCCAAGAAACCTGTTCTCTATAGTCAAAGGACTAGAAAAAAGGTGGCCTAGCAGAATAGAAAATCATTTTGGTAATATCTACCCTACTCTaaccaaacacaaaaggaaaCACCACCCTCCCCTCATGGTGGTAATAGGGCCAAGTGGGGAGCTAGACTGCTGGACCCATCTGGCACCAGCAAGGTAAGGTGAGTTGGCCCTCCACGTCATCCACAGGGGTCATATCATTGGAGCCAAACAGGGAACTGAACTTTCACACCTACCTGGCAGCAAAGAGGCAGAATGCAGCAATGTGAGGTGGGGCAAGTTGGCGCTCTACTTTCCTCACCTGGGTAGTGCCACTTACTATCAGCAGGATTCAGTACAGAGCTGAACCTCTATCTTCACTGAGCCACAATGAAGCCACACCAGCACTCTGCTTTCTGCCATTTCTCCCACTCCAGTACAGATGAGGCCCAGCAGGGAGCTGAACATCCACCCCAACCTGGACCTGCACACTACACTTGAACAGGGTGACTGCCTGCAAAAAAGAAGGTTAAGTAGGATCCAGAGCCTCACAACATAATACTCAAAATTTCCTGGATGAGACTGAAAATCACCTGTCATATCAAGAACCAGGCAACTGTCAACTTGAATGATAAAAGACAACCAACAGGCTCTGACACCGTGATGACACAAATGTTGGAATTCTCTGGCAAGAATTTTAAAGAAGCATTCATAGAAAGGCTTCAACAAGCAATTGTGAACATTCTTGAGTCGAGTGAAAAACTAGaagcctcaataaaaaaaatagaagatgtaaaaaaggaccaaatagaaattttagagctgaaaacatacaataactgaaattttaaaattcagtggatgggccaaacagcagaagaaatacaacagaagaaagaatcagtgaacttgaagacagaacaatagaaattactcaatctgaacagcagagagaaaatagactgaaaagaaatgaacagaaatgTGGGgcaataacaaaagatctaacattctTATTattggagtctcagaaggaggggaaaaagaatgTGGTgctgaaaaagtattcaaagaagTAATGGTGTAAAACATCTCAAGTTTGGCATAAggcataaacctacagattcaagaatctGAGTGATCCCCAAACAGGTAAAACAAGAtggatcaagaaaaaaattaagacacaaattacaaatatcaaaaacaaaacaggtaatatcactacagattctacagacattaaaaagataagagggtattatgaacaattttatgcaaataaatttggaaatttaaattgACAATTTCCTGGAAAAATGCAACTAACCTAAACAaccagaacaaagaaaaaatcttaatagCTCTGTGtctattaaatgaattaatcaatCATTTTAAAACCTTCCGCTAAAAATCCTTTAAGCCTGGCTGGCTGGATTCAGTAGTTCTGGAGTAGGGCTGAGAGTTTGCTTTCCGATAAGTTCTCAGATGTTGCTGCTGCTGGTCTAggtaccacactttgagaatcagtGTTGTAGGATGCTTTTCTAGAATTACAATTGTAAGCTCTAAAAGTATGCACATTTTAGAGTTTGAAGATGGCATATTCGTATCCTTTGTAAATTCTTTTTATGATTGTTCCTCCTCTTATTTATCTGTAAaagctctttgtatattaaaGATAGTAGTTCTTTGCCAAAACATTGCACATATTTTCCCAGTGTATCATTTATCCTTTAAActtatttatagatattttgtCATCCAAAAATGTGAAACTTTTGTATAGTCAGGAGGGAGTAGAAGTTATAAGTAAAGCAAGATTAGCCATGAGTTTGTGGTTCTCAAAGTTGATAATGGAGACATGGGAGTTCATTATACTCcactctctacttttgtatatgtttagaATTCTCCATAATAAAATGTCTCAAACATACCAATTTATCAATATTAGAGTTTaaatttatctaaaatatttgttattaggTGTTTTGAAGGGTAAATAAAgtgttattttatacatttatagacCCCTGGATATACTCGTCATAAAAAGCTGCATCATAAAATTTTTGTTgtattgatttcttatttttgtatgtttgtctGAAGTGCTTGAAGCGCTTAACATGGAAAAAATGATGTCTGCCATTTCCTGCTGGATGGAAAGCTCGAAACACTCTCTGGCATCAGCAGACTGTGGAAGCTCTGAGGAAATTCCCGTATTAATCATCGAAGGTTTCCTTCTCTTTAATTACAAGTAAGCGTTCCTCACTCTGATATTGACCCtgaataaatggggaaaaaaccTTATGAACTAAATACGCTATTATTTTAGGCCCCTTGACAGTGTATGGAACAGAAGCTATTTTCTGACCATTCCATATGAAGAAtgtaagaggaggaggaggtaagttttgaaattgccTTTGTGGATTGTAattcaaaagacaaaatttaggaaaaatgagTAAACAACCTCATTGAGCAATGTATATGTGTCGTTTTTCAGACCTGGGGAGCCTCAACTCTTTACACAAAGAGCAAAACCTTTTTCTATAAATGGTCATCAACATGGAGAAACACAAATTGCTTTTCTAAGAAAAGGCCTTTAGACAAGCTATTTGGCTCATCTCCCTAAATCTTCATATGAAGCAATCCCTTGTTGATTATGATTTTAAATTAGTGAGCCTGTATTCTGTTACAGCCACAAAGAACACCAGTTAGTTTAAAGCTTTATCCAATATATCAGTGTCTCTAACATTGTTTACACTGGTATTTGTCTCTTAATTCTTTCGTAAAGTGCTAGAGGGGGAAAAAGATAATATGAGTGATAGTCAGTGAATTACAAAGGTAATTTGTAGATTAGAGAACTAAATCCGTTGAAttgtctttgtgactggctttgaGTCTAAAATGTGTAGTCTTAATCCTGTTTAGATTCAATCTCTGCGTGATTTCCCCATTATCCTGACCATCGTTTTACTTTATCAATTGTGCATTTCCATCAACCTAACGTTCCCTACGTATTTTGATAGTACAAGGGTCTACGAGCCTCCAGACCCCCCAGGGTACTTTGATGGCCATGTGTGGCCCATGTATCTAAAGCACAGACAAGAGATACAGGACATCACGTGGCAAATTGGTAAGtacctttttctccctccacGGAAGGCCTTTTATTTGTCATTGCCTCAAAGTACACAAAAGAAAGGGCTTTACATCTGgtcccatagccaagtggttaaattgccacatgttccgcttcggtggcctggattcatggatttgaatcccaggcgtgaagacctactccactcactggccatgctgtggaggcctcccacatacaaaaaaatagagggagattggcacagatgttagctcagtgctaattttcctcaagccaacaacaaggaagattggcagcggatgttagctcagggctaattttcctcaagccaaaaacaaggaagattagcaacagatgttagctcagggctaatcttcacaaaaaaaaaaaaagaaagaaagaaagaaaggactttGGGAGGCATTTTCTCATGTATTAGATTATAAAGGACACTTTAAGCCAGAACACGCTGGACTCCCCCTCTTCCACAACTGGCCTTCctggtttctgtttctctctctatgaCACTTGTCACCTTCTAGAcggtcattcattcaacaaatatggatTGAATACCTTCCATGTGCTGGTATTGCCCTGATGATATCAAGGGAAATAAGGCAGACCCAGTCCCTGCTCTTATGAGTCAACATTCTGTCaggaaaacagacaaacacaCTAGCTGCACAAGTTTGTCCTTCTAGCTGGGCTGACTGTGACACAGAGCTCCAGGGGACTGCCCAAGTCCCagcaatcagggaaggcttccttgagGAAGCCAGATTTAAACCACACTCTGGTGGGTTTACCTGGACAAAAGGAGGTGGGTTGGGGGGATAGAAGATCACTCCATAAAGTAGCTATGGCACATGAAAAGGCCAGGGGCCAGGAAGGAATGAGCAGCATGTGAAAGAAGGTTGGTGTATTTATGGTAGAGAAAACCAAAGGCAAGAAGTGATGCTTGTGATACGGGAAGGGTCCAAACCCTACATGGCCGCTGACCACTTAAGGACTTAGGTTCTTATCCTAAGAGAAGTGGGACACCCTCTACAAAGAGGTTTTAAGCAAGGACATTGTTGATATCAAAATTCTTGTTTTAGTAAGCTCCTTCTGGCTGTGTGGAGGGTGGATGTAGAGGGTGCGATATTAGTCATATGTAGTCATTAGAACTGAGTGATAGAATAGATATGGAGGGTGCAGGAAATTGAGGTGTCAAGGACAACACCTTGGGAACTGGCAAGTGTtattctggaaaacagaaaaaagtgaaGGAGTTGCAGATTTGGAAGGGAGGAATGCAGCTCCATTTTGCACATAATGAGGTCGAGATGCCTGGTTCTATGGATCTGGGCTAAGAACGGATTGCTGGGATCCAGAGCTCAACACGGAGAGGATATAGGAGGCCGGAGAGAGAAGGCCTTTGGATGGAGGCAGAGGAATCAGAACTGATGCATACTTTTCAGAATAAAAGGAATTGATCGTATTGTGAGAAGCCTCATGGCCTCTGTGGTAGCTCCATGAGAGCGTGCAGAAAGCACACGGGGCCTCCTCACGCTTTGGCAGCTGTTATGATCCCGTCTTCAGTCCAGTtcatcccctcctccccatccccagagCTGCTGCTGATATTCTTGCTGCAGCACTTCCAGTTTGGACCACTGGTTGCAGGGACGTCCTCTTCTTactgcctctctctccccctccatctaaaatgcaaatctaaccATGCTCTTACCGTGCTTAAATACCTTCAAAGAATCTCCAGCTCTTCAGGATCAAATCCAAACAACCAGATATCAAGACCTCTAAAGACAAGAGCACAGCCTTGCTCTAAAATCTCATCTCTGCACCGTTCCTGCCTCTCCTCATTCTAGCTTTTCCAAACTGTGCATCCTTTCCTCAACAGGCAAcgttctctgctccctccctgcctctgcagTTTTCTGACTAGAAGgccctttctttcctttaaccTATATAACTTCTACCTTTTCTCCAAAACTGACTCTGCCGGTTTTGTTAAAAAACTTATCTCCTGGGCATGGAGAACTCGAATTCAGTGCATGAGACGGAACCCAGACCCCAGCATGGTTTAAGAATTTTCACAAGTGATCCTGATGCATAAGTTGGAGAACTACTCCCTTAAATGATTCTTTTGGGAAGACACCTCTTCAGTGCTCCTAAAGTGTCATATGCACAATGCCACTtaactgattctttcttttttctttaatgattttcaCATGAGCTGGTGTGAATTTCTCTGTAATAAACCAAAATTTTTTACCTATTGTACCTAGCTGTGATCTGTTTCTCTCTGATGgctattaatttatttctaagttaGGTTGCTGGGTTCTTTGGTTAAACCTATTGGTATTCTCAAGAGATGTCAGGTGCCAGAGTCAGCATCCTTTACTAATATAAGCCTCTTAGCATTTGACCTGCTCTCTTTTGCCCTTCTCAGTTTACCTAGATGGAACAAAATCTGAAGAGGACGTCTTTTCACAAGTGTATGAAGATGTAATACAAGAACTAGCAAAGCAAAAGGGTGAGTATTGTCCTATCCAAGTGGATGGTGAGGGAACAGCCAGGAAACTGGTTCATGACTTACCCAAGAACGGCATACCAGAATGCTAATGGCGGAGCAGttgtatccattcattcattgcttTGAAGATAATTCAGAATCAGAGAATCTGAATGGGTTTGGGGACTTGATTATTTTGTCTgtgaggtgtttttgttttttaaattctgtgcatatgtgcattccttttttttttttttgaggtatgctttttggtgaggaagactggctgtgagctaacatctgttgccaatcttcctctttttcttttccctccccaaagccccagcacatagttgtatatcctagttctgagtcgttctagttcttctatgtgggatgccaccaccaaggcttgatgagcagtgcataggtccacacccaggatctgaaccagcaaaccccaggcttccgaagtggaacgtgaacttaaccactcggccatggggcctgcccctgtCTGTGAGTTTTTAAGGGTGAAAATATTCCCCCTTTGTTGCATCTCTTACTGATATTTGTGGTATTTGGTTTAAACTTTTTAGTAGATGGCTGTTATTTCAGTGGGACTGAAATTATCCTTTGGGCAGAGTGAAGTAGAGTTGCTGGTGGTCTTGTTTTCATATGTCTAGAGctcttcttctttgttcctcttAAAGATTTTCCCTGAATTTATATTTCCcaaatacttcaaaaataaacacaagattttaaaaattatttattgagtgttcctTTAAGGTTTTCATGTTAGGTGACACattttgcaagtgacagaaatcctCCTAAATCTGGCTTAAGCAGAAGGAACTATAGCAGTGGCAGTGGCTTCCGGCTCAGCCAGATTAAGGAGCTCAGGTGGAgtcctctgggctctgcctcaATTCCACTTTCTGTGTAGGTTTATTTTGACGTCAGGTTCTCTCCATTGATACACATGATGTCTCTTGGTAGCACCATTCTCCTCAGTCCAACAGCCTCAGTGGAAAAAGACAGTTTatcctttttcaagattgtccATGAGTTGATAAATATTGGAGCAGGATGTTGGGTATAGGCATTTGTGTATCTCTCACTACTTTTGCATATGTTTAAGattctttattttaaacagttttttaaaatgcagttttcCATCTTAGCCCAGCTGAAAAGTCCCAGGGGAGACCTTGGTCCTGTTTGGGTCACATGACTTTTGCTAAACCAGGGAGATGGCTTACTCTGACTGGCTAGGGCTGGATCATGTACTTATCCTGTAACTGAATACCTCTCCTGAGGACTCCTGATTTAAGAGGAGAAATCCCCCAAAGGGAAAGCAGGGCAGGAGGTAGGAACCAGAGGAAGAAGGATGACAATGCATGCTAGGAGAACAAAACTATTGATCCAGCTGCTGCTATGTTTGAACTAAAAGTGTTCTCATGGCTAGTACATGCAAAATGCAGTCATCATCTGGCTCAAGAGAAGTTAGTATGAGTCACTTCAGCAGTGAAGTATATTAcatgtttttttggtgaggagcaACTACCCTGGTCCAAATGTCATCATTTTTCAATAAGAATTAGCTTTCCTATGTCCTCAGTAAATTCCTATCTGATTAGGGGACTGAGCCCAGCCAGGCAGCCCAGCGATCCTACACACTCCCAATTTCGAGATCAGTCCTTCATGTAGGCATGAACCCATCTGATGAAATTTCAGGaccattttcaaatttcttcttaTAAGTGGAACTGAAAATCCTTGCTAGGTGTGCCTGCCTACGCCTGCGGCCTGTTACTTAGGTGAAAGGTGTAATGACACTCAGGACACTGGCATGAGTGGGTATAGAGAGTGTAGGGTGAAGGGAGGGGCTCAGCCTTCGTAAATGATAGTACCTGAACCAGAGCCACTTCGCTGAGAGTTACTGGCTCCATTTCTGGCCCTAATGAGATACTTCCAGGGGCATTTCAGCCACTGGACACATACACCTTCCCATCCTTTCGTTAATGGCCAGTGCTCAGGTCCAATTCTCCTTTAGTGACTAACTCATACACTGGAGTGTGGCCACATGATCTACCTGCTGATAAAATGAAAGGAGCCTTGATTATGTAGCTCAGGCACATTGCCCCTAATTCCATACCTAATGCCAGCTCTCACCATCTGGTCCAAGGCCCAAGAATAGCTGGCAGGTTTTGACGGGCGCTGAGAACCCACAAGACAGTACATTTCCATGTGTGTGACACCCTCTTTCCTGGCCTACAGTCCAGAGGTTTGTAAGGAAGTATTCAACTCTACCTTTTAAGGCTATCTTGCTTGTTTTCTAAATATTggataaagttaaaaaagaataacaaatgttagaaGTGATAGATTCAAGAGCAGTTCAGCTTTTCCTACCACCAAGATCTGTGTTAGTTCTTTTTCCAGTTGCATAGATAAGTTACCGTGTTATCTGTAGTGGTAACCCACCACCTTTCCCAGCTCTTCCAACCACTGGGCCCTGGCACAGCCAGCCTGGTGGGTCCTCAGCATAGCCTGGTTGACCCTCAGTTTGGCACTGAGCTGGCACTGAGACCTTTCAGAGTTTCAACTGACTGCTCTTCAGGCTTCTCATAACATCTCATAAACCTGCTTATCTGATTTTCCATTTTAAGCATATAAAATCATAATTGTGATAAAGCAATGATAATGAAAAGGAAACAACAGAGATTGAATTTAATTATTAATGAAACAATAGATGACCCAGGAGAGTAAGGATATGAAGTTAGATATTTAATTCAATCCTTATTTAAATCCAGACTTTGAGGCAAAACTGATCATTACCTGTTCTCATTATAACAAGGCAGTCTGGACACCAGGAACATTCAAactcccttgaaaaatgtttactTCCATCTCTTTATAAAacctattaattattttttaaaaggtttaatgTAAAAGCAAAAGTGAGAAAATCATCATCTATATTGCTACCAATCTGCCATGCTAACACGTTAGTGAGTATACATCCAGTGTTCTTGCTATTCACgacagtctcttttttttttttttaattttattttttcctttttttccccaaagccccctggtgcatagttatatattcttcgttttgggtccttctagttgtggcatgtgggacgctgcctcagcgtggtttgatgagcagtgccatgtccgcgcccaggattcgaaccaacgaaacactgggccgcctgcagcggagcacgcgaacttaaccactcggccacggggccagcccccacgaCAGTCTCTTTTATGTGGTTACTTGGTTTACATACTAACTGCcatgcttttttctgtttttaaattagtatttaatatttaagaaggttcatgggctggccctgtggccgagaggttaagttcatgcgctccacttcagcagcccagagtttcacctgttcggaccctgggtgccggcctagcaccactcatcaagccacgctgaggcggcataccacgt
The DNA window shown above is from Equus asinus isolate D_3611 breed Donkey chromosome 23, EquAss-T2T_v2, whole genome shotgun sequence and carries:
- the NMRK1 gene encoding nicotinamide riboside kinase 1 isoform X2; the encoded protein is MKTFVIGISGVTNGGKTTLAKNLQKHLPNCTVISQDDFFKPESEIETDENGFLQYDVLEALNMEKMMSAISCWMESSKHSLASADCGSSEEIPVLIIEGFLLFNYKPLDSVWNRSYFLTIPYEECKRRRSTRVYEPPDPPGYFDGHVWPMYLKHRQEIQDITWQIVYLDGTKSEEDVFSQVYEDVIQELAKQKGLQETA
- the NMRK1 gene encoding nicotinamide riboside kinase 1 isoform X1 → MKTFVIGISGVTNGGKTTLAKNLQKHLPNCTVISQDDFFKPESEIETDENGFLQYDVLEALNMEKMMSAISCWMESSKHSLASADCGSSEEIPVLIIEGFLLFNYKPLDSVWNRSYFLTIPYEECKRRRSTRVYEPPDPPGYFDGHVWPMYLKHRQEIQDITWQIVYLDGTKSEEDVFSQVYEDVIQELAKQKAPAHSCIS